The Drosophila biarmipes strain raj3 chromosome X, RU_DBia_V1.1, whole genome shotgun sequence genome includes the window CGTTTATTAAACTCCTATCTGATACAAAAATATACAGCACCTTCTGCAGGGGGTAATCAAGTTACTAATTATCAATGtataattcaatttcattactTCCAAAAAAACGTACTTATGTAATCTCTTAAGGTCAAGTTGATTTATCTTGAAGTATAGAACTACCTGATTTCTCAAATGTACCCTGACATTTGTATACTATAGCTTATATCAATATTTTCTATACAACTTATAGAtagttatattataaaataaatataatttaatacgGCTAAGTATAAACCGAAACTAGCCCTTTATAAATACAggaaaaacatttaacaaaaaataaacaaaaatattatttttgcttaaaaGAAGTACTTCATTCAAGAAGAACGCTGAACATTAAACTTAAGAAACACCGCTTATGTGCTATGTACTGTGCACTAGTTAGTGGTACAAAATATCCTTAGGATACTATCAGACAAGGTGAATGATTTCCCAGGGCGAGCTGGCCCTGCCTGGGCTTTCCCTTTTTATGGGCAGGTTGCTATCAATAAATGCATATTTGATGCTTAGTTTTCAATAACAAACATGGGCGTACCCCGATCCTGGCGCGTAGCAACCTCCTTCCGGCAGGGAACGGGAACTCAACAGCCGGCGAGTGTGTTATCCGGTTGCCCAGAGGAACGCGACACCAGAGCCATGCTTCCCCTGCGGAGTGGGGTGGTAAGTGAAAAGATTGCTGGGCTCTCGTACAAAAAGGTTTCTTGCATGTCAGTTTATTGCTTGCTTAACTACGCTTAGAGGAATGGAAATCTATGGCTTTCGCTGCAGGTAGATGAGTTGAGTTTGCTGgtttagttgttgttgctgctgctgctgctgttgcagttgctgctgctgcagttgttgctgttgttgcagttgctgcagttgctgctgctgcagttgctgctgctgcagttgctgctgctgcaattgCTTCTCCTGgtactgttgctgctgcgcctgcagctgctgctggtgcgcCTGCCGTCGCTTTTGCTTCTCGAACTCGGCCAGATGCTCCTGCTGCTTGCGCACGAGCTCGTCCATCACCTCGTGGTTGTACGTGGAGTGCAGCATCAGGCCGAGCAGGTTCGCGCGCGAGGTCAGCTGCTGGCGCAGCATGCGTTCCTGCTCCATCAGGTCGTCCATCTTGAGCCACTGACGCACTCGCTCCAGATCGATCTCCGCCCGCCGGATCTTTTCCCACGCGTAGTGTTTAAAACAACTCTTCTTAGGCGCCCGGCAGAACTCGTCCGTGGGAGTAAACACATTGCTCACCAAGGGGGAGCCGCACACATCCGTGTCGTTCACCTTCGGGTCCTTGCTGTGCTCGGGACACAACACCCTTAATCTTTTACAGTACGTCTTACTTGCTGGGTTGTAGAAATCACAAAACATATTGTTGCCCTCCATGCGCGTTTGGAATATGCTGCCAAAGCTAGCCTGCGATTCGTATTTGTTGAAGCACTTCTCCATGTGCTTGATGGCCGTGCGCGAGTGAATCTCGTGGCCACAGGTGATGCAGTACATGCTCTGCTCGTCCTCCGCGTCCGCCGTGTCGTGTGACCCCATCGGGTCAATGGAGCTGCGGTTGGCCCGCTCCACCACCATGCCCAGTTCCTCGGAGCGCTTCTCCAGCTCGGCGAGGGCGAAGCGCACCAGGGACTGCTTGTGTCTAATACTCTCCAACTGCTTACGTGTGTCTTCGGCGGCGCGGCAGGGCGTTAGGTTCCACTCCTGCAGGCGCTGCGGCAGGACCTGAAAGAACATCAGTGGTTACATGTGCCTTTTAGACTCTCCAAGGGCTGCGAACCTGGAAGATGCGgttggtggccagcttgaaGCCGCACTTGTCGCTGCAG containing:
- the LOC108023499 gene encoding CXXC-type zinc finger protein 1 yields the protein MADKRKYKKTKEEIRREIAREFDLPERKSKIATILKQEDQAYCICRTSDCSRFMIGCDGCEEWYHGDCIGITEKEAKHIKQYYCRRCKKENPELQTIFRLVATERTAASNAASTSMNAPGSGPPAGLPGGLPLAPGPSGLQPPATTAPMKRKNSNAREPKAGKRCGTCEGCRRPNCNQCDACRVRVGHKPRCIYRTCVTQGPVKEAPQSQAGPGRKREKAAPKERKVKVGQRAASPEVFLNPELEGLRQCHGPGCCCQARPQSKYCSDKCGFKLATNRIFQVLPQRLQEWNLTPCRAAEDTRKQLESIRHKQSLVRFALAELEKRSEELGMVVERANRSSIDPMGSHDTADAEDEQSMYCITCGHEIHSRTAIKHMEKCFNKYESQASFGSIFQTRMEGNNMFCDFYNPASKTYCKRLRVLCPEHSKDPKVNDTDVCGSPLVSNVFTPTDEFCRAPKKSCFKHYAWEKIRRAEIDLERVRQWLKMDDLMEQERMLRQQLTSRANLLGLMLHSTYNHEVMDELVRKQQEHLAEFEKQKRRQAHQQQLQAQQQQYQEKQLQQQQLQQQQLQQQQLQQLQQQQQLQQQQLQQQQQQQQQLNQQTQLIYLQRKP